Proteins from a genomic interval of Streptomyces sp. NBC_00820:
- a CDS encoding iron-containing redox enzyme family protein — MTVFHAEQRRRHRPPRLPEPRGALSAAVVAALRGSGRNQPPAPDTCAYGDDLQLALYILYELHYQGFEGVDDDLEWDIDLLNRRGELEDRFLGALRADVPVDGARTAEQALDELQLEPVDDDAGVSHFLRDEGSLGQLREYAALRSLYHLKEADPHAWVIPRLRGRAKAAMVAVEFDEFGAGRADEIHAELFADLMEDLGLNTSYGYYVDAAPAEVLATVNLMSLFGLHRALRAALVGHFAAVEVTSSPASRRLAEALRRVGAGPAAVRFYTEHVEADAVHEQVVRHEVVGGLLEQEPHLDADVVFGVRATTHLEERLTARLLGAWRHGSTALHVPTQLGDTGR, encoded by the coding sequence ATGACGGTCTTTCACGCGGAGCAGCGCAGGCGGCACCGTCCTCCACGACTGCCCGAACCACGCGGCGCGCTCTCGGCGGCGGTGGTGGCCGCCCTGCGCGGATCGGGACGCAACCAGCCGCCTGCCCCGGATACCTGTGCTTACGGCGACGATCTGCAACTTGCCCTGTACATCCTCTACGAGCTCCATTACCAGGGCTTCGAAGGCGTGGACGACGACCTCGAATGGGACATCGACCTGCTCAACCGCCGCGGCGAGCTCGAGGACCGCTTCCTCGGCGCACTGCGCGCGGATGTACCGGTCGACGGTGCGCGGACGGCCGAGCAGGCGCTGGACGAGCTCCAGCTCGAACCGGTCGATGACGACGCCGGCGTCTCGCACTTTCTCCGGGACGAGGGCAGTCTCGGGCAGTTGCGTGAATACGCGGCGCTGCGTTCGCTGTACCACCTCAAGGAGGCGGATCCGCACGCCTGGGTCATCCCCCGGCTGCGTGGGCGGGCCAAGGCGGCGATGGTCGCGGTGGAGTTCGACGAGTTCGGCGCGGGCCGCGCCGACGAGATCCACGCCGAGCTGTTCGCCGATCTCATGGAAGACCTGGGTCTGAACACGTCGTACGGGTACTACGTCGACGCCGCGCCCGCCGAAGTTCTCGCCACCGTGAACCTGATGTCGCTGTTCGGTCTGCACCGGGCTCTGCGCGCGGCGCTCGTCGGGCATTTCGCCGCCGTCGAGGTGACCTCGTCCCCGGCATCACGCCGTCTGGCCGAGGCGTTGCGCCGCGTGGGCGCGGGCCCGGCGGCGGTGCGCTTCTACACCGAACACGTCGAGGCTGACGCGGTCCACGAACAGGTCGTACGCCACGAGGTGGTCGGCGGCCTGCTGGAGCAGGAACCGCACCTGGACGCCGACGTCGTGTTCGGTGTACGCGCTACCACCCACCTCGAGGAGCGGCTGACCGCTCGACTGCTGGGCGCCTGGCGACACGGATCCACGGCACTCCACGTCCCGACGCAGCTGGGCGATACCGGCCGATGA
- a CDS encoding tautomerase family protein, producing MPFVRIDALGAGPDRLDALGRAVQDALVETLGVPPDDRFQVLTGHDGTTGSLRYGDYLGVHRDEGIVFVAITMRSGRTPDRKRAMYRRIAELAEDYAGTEPRNMFVTVTENDSIDWSLGDGLAQYAPAGNGPAGASGAS from the coding sequence ATGCCCTTCGTCCGCATAGACGCCCTCGGCGCCGGTCCCGACCGGCTCGACGCGCTCGGCCGTGCCGTCCAGGACGCCCTGGTGGAGACGCTGGGCGTGCCGCCCGACGACCGGTTCCAGGTCCTGACGGGCCACGACGGCACAACCGGCTCCCTGCGGTACGGCGACTACCTCGGCGTTCACCGGGACGAGGGGATCGTCTTCGTGGCCATCACGATGCGGTCCGGGCGCACCCCGGACCGGAAGCGGGCCATGTACCGGCGGATCGCCGAGCTCGCCGAGGACTACGCGGGCACCGAGCCGCGCAACATGTTCGTGACCGTGACGGAGAACGACTCGATCGACTGGTCGCTCGGCGACGGTCTGGCGCAGTACGCCCCGGCCGGGAACGGCCCGGCCGGGGCGTCTGGGGCGTCCTGA
- a CDS encoding NADPH-dependent 2,4-dienoyl-CoA reductase, which yields MSRYPHLMSPLDLGFTTLPNRVLMGSMHVGLEEAERGFERMAAFYAARARGGVGLIVTGGIAPNEEGRPYEGGAKLTTEAEAEQHKVVTEAVHREGGRIAMQLLHFGRYAYHQDLVAPSALQAPISPFTPRALDDAGIERTIDDYARAARLARQAGYDGVEIMGSEGYLVNEFIAAQTNRRDDRWGGSYENRMRFPLEIVKRVREAVGDDFIIIYRLSMLDLVPGGSSLEEVVTLAKAVESAGATIINTGIGWHEARIPTIATSVPRGAYSWVTKKLMGEVSVPLVTTNRINTPEVAEQLLAEGYADMVSMARPMLADPDFVAKAAAGRPEAINTCIGCNQACLDHTFSGKITSCLVNPRACHETELVLSPTRLRKRVAVVGAGPAGLACAVSTAERGHQVTLFDAASEIGGQLNVARKVPGKQEFDETLRYFRHQLDEHGVDVRLDTWVTSGDLADYDEVVVATGVTPRTPDIPGVDHPRVVGYLDVLRDGAPVGDRVAILGAGGIGFDVAEFLTDGGDKASEDPETYFRNWGVDMDYAAPGGLAAPSRPAPPRTVHLFQRKATKVGAGLGKTTGWIHRTELKHRGVTMVPGVRYDRIDDAGLHITVGDESTVLDVDTVVLCTGQEPRRDLYEELVAAGRSVHLIGGADVAAELDAKRAIKQGTELAAAL from the coding sequence ATGAGCCGTTACCCGCACCTGATGTCCCCGCTCGACCTCGGATTCACCACGCTCCCGAACCGCGTGCTCATGGGCTCCATGCACGTGGGCCTCGAGGAGGCCGAGCGCGGGTTCGAGCGGATGGCGGCGTTCTACGCGGCCCGGGCGCGCGGGGGAGTGGGGCTCATCGTCACGGGCGGCATCGCCCCCAACGAGGAAGGCCGGCCGTACGAGGGCGGCGCCAAGCTCACCACCGAGGCCGAGGCCGAGCAGCACAAGGTGGTCACCGAGGCCGTCCACCGCGAGGGCGGCCGGATCGCGATGCAGCTCCTGCACTTCGGCCGGTACGCCTACCACCAGGACCTGGTCGCGCCGAGCGCGCTCCAGGCCCCGATCAGCCCCTTCACGCCGCGCGCGCTGGACGACGCCGGCATCGAGCGGACCATCGACGACTACGCCCGCGCCGCCCGCCTCGCGCGGCAGGCCGGATACGACGGCGTCGAGATCATGGGCTCCGAGGGCTACCTCGTCAACGAGTTCATCGCCGCCCAGACCAACCGGCGCGACGACCGCTGGGGTGGCTCGTACGAGAACCGGATGCGGTTCCCCCTCGAGATCGTCAAGCGCGTACGCGAGGCCGTCGGCGACGACTTCATCATCATCTACCGGCTCTCCATGCTGGACCTGGTCCCGGGCGGCTCCTCCCTGGAGGAGGTCGTCACCCTGGCCAAGGCCGTCGAGTCGGCTGGCGCGACGATCATCAACACCGGCATCGGCTGGCACGAGGCCCGCATCCCCACCATCGCCACGTCCGTCCCGCGCGGCGCGTACAGCTGGGTCACCAAGAAGCTCATGGGCGAGGTCTCCGTACCGCTCGTGACCACCAACCGCATCAACACCCCCGAAGTCGCCGAGCAGTTGCTGGCCGAGGGCTACGCGGACATGGTCTCCATGGCCCGCCCGATGCTCGCCGACCCCGACTTCGTCGCCAAGGCCGCCGCCGGCAGGCCGGAGGCCATCAACACCTGCATCGGCTGCAACCAGGCCTGCCTGGACCACACGTTCAGCGGCAAGATCACCTCCTGCCTGGTCAACCCGCGCGCCTGCCACGAGACGGAACTCGTGCTCTCCCCGACCAGGCTGCGCAAGCGCGTCGCCGTCGTCGGCGCCGGTCCGGCCGGCCTCGCCTGCGCGGTCAGCACGGCCGAACGCGGCCACCAGGTCACCCTGTTCGACGCCGCGAGCGAGATCGGCGGCCAGCTGAACGTGGCCCGCAAGGTCCCCGGCAAGCAGGAGTTCGACGAGACGCTGCGCTACTTCCGCCACCAGCTCGACGAGCACGGCGTCGACGTACGCCTCGACACCTGGGTCACCTCCGGAGACCTCGCCGACTACGACGAGGTGGTCGTCGCCACCGGCGTCACCCCGCGCACCCCGGACATCCCCGGCGTCGACCACCCGCGCGTCGTCGGCTACCTCGACGTCCTGCGCGACGGCGCCCCCGTCGGAGACCGCGTCGCCATCCTCGGCGCCGGCGGCATCGGCTTCGACGTCGCCGAATTCCTCACCGACGGCGGCGACAAGGCGAGCGAGGACCCGGAGACGTACTTCCGCAACTGGGGCGTCGACATGGACTACGCGGCACCGGGCGGCCTCGCCGCGCCGAGCCGGCCCGCCCCGCCCCGCACGGTGCACCTCTTCCAGCGCAAGGCCACCAAGGTCGGCGCCGGCCTCGGCAAGACCACCGGCTGGATCCACCGCACCGAGCTGAAGCACCGCGGCGTGACCATGGTCCCGGGCGTGCGCTACGACCGCATCGACGACGCCGGCCTGCACATCACCGTCGGCGACGAGAGCACGGTCCTGGACGTCGACACGGTGGTGCTCTGCACCGGCCAGGAGCCGCGCCGCGACCTGTACGAGGAGCTGGTCGCCGCCGGGCGCAGCGTCCACCTCATCGGCGGCGCCGACGTCGCGGCCGAGCTGGACGCCAAGCGGGCCATCAAGCAGGGCACCGAGCTGGCGGCGGCCCTGTAG
- a CDS encoding Asp23/Gls24 family envelope stress response protein — MSLRPASVTSVGGGHGSSARGSGPPPPAERGATVIRDKAVARIAARAARVAQSRRAALPPDPGGSSAPSAFAAVRTGTVRVRLDLDLPYPTDLPVVCERIQHDVAERVAQLTGLRVGEVTLTVRRLVPSADARRGRVR, encoded by the coding sequence ATGAGCCTTCGGCCCGCTTCGGTCACGTCCGTAGGGGGCGGGCACGGCTCGTCGGCGCGAGGCAGCGGCCCGCCGCCCCCGGCCGAGCGGGGCGCCACCGTGATCCGCGACAAGGCGGTCGCCCGGATCGCCGCCCGGGCGGCGCGCGTGGCCCAGTCCCGACGCGCTGCCCTCCCACCCGATCCGGGCGGCTCCTCCGCGCCGAGTGCCTTCGCGGCCGTCCGCACCGGAACGGTCCGTGTGCGCCTGGATCTCGACCTTCCCTACCCCACCGACCTTCCCGTCGTCTGCGAGCGGATACAGCACGACGTCGCCGAGCGGGTGGCACAACTGACCGGGCTGCGCGTGGGAGAGGTCACCCTCACCGTCCGGCGACTGGTGCCCAGCGCCGACGCCCGCCGGGGGCGGGTCCGATGA
- the dhaL gene encoding dihydroxyacetone kinase subunit DhaL — protein MLDADFFRRWMTATAASVDREAERLTALDAAIGDADHGSNMQRGFTAVLATLDKERPQSPGAVLKLAGNQLISTVGGASGPLYGTLLRRTGKALGDDAEVGEEQLAQALRAGVEGVMALGGAAPGDKTMIDALVPAVDALGDGFAAARSAAEAGAAATVPLQARKGRASYLGERSIGHQDPGATSAALLVAGLQEAASGGSDE, from the coding sequence GTGCTCGACGCCGATTTCTTCCGCCGTTGGATGACGGCGACCGCCGCATCCGTCGACCGGGAGGCGGAACGGCTCACCGCCCTCGACGCGGCCATCGGGGACGCCGACCACGGCAGCAACATGCAGCGCGGGTTCACGGCGGTCCTCGCCACCCTGGACAAGGAGCGGCCCCAGAGCCCGGGCGCCGTGCTCAAGCTGGCCGGAAACCAGCTGATCTCCACGGTGGGCGGGGCCTCCGGGCCGTTGTACGGGACCCTGCTGCGCCGGACCGGGAAGGCGCTCGGCGATGACGCCGAGGTCGGCGAGGAGCAGCTGGCCCAGGCGCTCAGGGCGGGTGTGGAGGGCGTGATGGCCCTCGGCGGCGCGGCGCCCGGCGACAAGACCATGATCGACGCGCTCGTGCCGGCCGTGGACGCGCTCGGCGACGGCTTCGCCGCGGCACGGTCGGCCGCCGAGGCGGGTGCGGCGGCCACCGTCCCGCTCCAGGCACGCAAGGGCCGGGCCAGCTACCTCGGCGAGCGCAGCATCGGCCACCAGGACCCCGGCGCCACGTCCGCGGCCCTGCTGGTCGCCGGACTCCAGGAAGCGGCGTCGGGAGGCTCCGATGAGTGA
- a CDS encoding Asp23/Gls24 family envelope stress response protein, whose product MTENSNSIGLGKRPDEVSALKGRTGAGAPAETRGKTSIADGVVAKIAGMAAREIPGIHALEGSAMGRAFGAVRERVPGTASGVTRGVKVEVGERQAAIDLDVVVEYGVSIVDVAADVRTNVIGAVERMTGLEVVEVNIAVDDVHLPDEEEESEPDEGRVR is encoded by the coding sequence ATGACGGAGAACAGCAACAGCATCGGGCTCGGCAAGCGGCCGGATGAAGTGAGTGCGCTGAAGGGCCGTACCGGGGCAGGGGCTCCGGCCGAGACCCGGGGGAAGACCAGCATCGCGGACGGTGTGGTGGCCAAGATCGCGGGCATGGCCGCCCGCGAGATACCGGGCATCCACGCCCTCGAGGGATCGGCCATGGGGCGTGCCTTCGGGGCCGTGCGTGAGCGCGTCCCCGGCACCGCGAGCGGCGTCACCCGGGGAGTGAAGGTCGAGGTCGGTGAGCGCCAAGCCGCCATCGACCTGGACGTCGTCGTCGAGTACGGCGTCTCCATCGTCGACGTGGCGGCCGACGTGCGCACCAACGTGATCGGCGCGGTGGAGCGGATGACAGGCCTGGAGGTCGTCGAGGTGAACATCGCCGTCGACGACGTCCACCTCCCCGACGAGGAAGAAGAGTCCGAGCCGGACGAGGGCCGCGTGAGGTGA
- a CDS encoding DUF6286 domain-containing protein — MTPEPDHPGRFRSSSASSVPREPAPPAHEPSEPEPVPEPIHPAVPTPEPAPDDHDGRRRAPPPVVGAPSSGRAVASVILVAAGAALFDVVAVRAGNPAAGWRRHLADELATRPVSDVWMLTGAAVAAAGGLWLIVLALSPGLRHQLPLRSPAGCSPPRLRAALDRDGAAALLRDAALRVSGVSAARVRVRRHRVKVRADVRFRDAREVKNDLTNALDEERERLALARPPRVVVRVRHHTP, encoded by the coding sequence ATGACGCCCGAACCAGACCATCCCGGCCGTTTCCGCTCGTCCAGCGCCTCCTCGGTGCCTCGAGAGCCGGCGCCGCCGGCGCACGAGCCGTCAGAGCCCGAGCCGGTCCCCGAGCCGATCCACCCCGCCGTCCCGACGCCAGAACCGGCGCCGGACGATCACGACGGGCGGCGCCGGGCCCCGCCGCCCGTGGTCGGCGCGCCGTCTTCCGGCCGCGCTGTCGCCTCGGTGATCCTCGTGGCGGCGGGAGCGGCACTGTTCGATGTCGTCGCCGTACGGGCGGGAAACCCGGCGGCGGGCTGGCGCCGGCACCTGGCCGACGAGCTGGCCACACGTCCGGTGAGCGATGTGTGGATGCTCACCGGTGCCGCCGTGGCCGCCGCCGGCGGCCTCTGGCTGATCGTCCTCGCACTCAGCCCCGGGCTGCGCCACCAGTTGCCCCTGCGTTCTCCGGCCGGCTGTTCCCCGCCTCGTCTGCGGGCCGCACTGGACCGCGACGGCGCCGCCGCTCTTCTTCGCGACGCGGCCCTGAGGGTCTCGGGCGTCAGCGCGGCTCGCGTCCGGGTTCGCCGCCACCGCGTCAAGGTCCGGGCGGACGTCCGCTTCCGCGACGCGCGGGAGGTGAAGAACGACCTCACCAACGCACTCGACGAGGAACGTGAGCGACTCGCCCTCGCCCGGCCTCCCCGAGTCGTCGTGCGTGTACGGCACCACACGCCGTAA
- a CDS encoding alkaline shock response membrane anchor protein AmaP — protein MTPRPALNRILLGLAGLVLLGGGLLVLAAGLDVYRSNHLTPPTGWPLTLPGDVLLGSADRVRWSGQGWWWWPAVIAALSLTVLLALWWLLTQLHRHRPNTLPVGGTPPQTGVELRSRALGDAIAAEAGTLPGVQRAHVSITGRAVHPRTRVDLTLTPQGSPRDVLQALCAGPLRTADRSTGRPDMAAEARLRVAHHKARRAQ, from the coding sequence ATGACACCGCGACCCGCACTGAACCGCATTCTGCTGGGCCTCGCCGGTCTGGTACTGCTCGGCGGCGGCCTGCTGGTCCTCGCGGCCGGCCTCGACGTCTACCGGAGCAACCATCTGACGCCACCCACCGGCTGGCCCCTGACTCTCCCCGGCGACGTCCTGCTCGGCTCCGCCGACCGAGTCCGCTGGAGCGGCCAGGGCTGGTGGTGGTGGCCCGCGGTCATCGCCGCCCTCTCCCTCACCGTTCTGCTGGCGCTGTGGTGGCTGCTCACCCAACTGCACCGGCATCGCCCCAACACCCTGCCGGTCGGCGGCACTCCCCCGCAGACAGGCGTCGAACTGCGCAGCCGGGCCCTTGGGGACGCGATCGCCGCGGAAGCCGGCACCCTTCCGGGCGTCCAGCGGGCCCACGTCAGCATCACCGGACGAGCCGTCCACCCCCGCACACGGGTCGACCTCACCCTCACACCGCAGGGGTCGCCGAGGGACGTCCTGCAAGCACTCTGCGCCGGCCCCCTGCGCACCGCCGACCGTTCGACAGGCCGGCCGGACATGGCCGCCGAGGCCCGACTGCGCGTCGCTCACCACAAGGCCCGCCGCGCGCAATAG
- the dhaK gene encoding dihydroxyacetone kinase subunit DhaK: protein MKMLINVPETVVADALRGMAAAYPDLTVDVENRVIVRRDAPVAGQVALVSGGGSGHEPLHGGFVGPGMLSAACPGEVFTSPVPDQMVRAAAAVDSGAGVLFVVKNYTGDVLNFDMAAELAEDEGIQVAKVLVNDDVAVTDSLYTAGRRGTGATLFVEKIAGAAAAEGRPLEQVEAIGRRVNENSRSFGVGLTAVTTPAKGSPNFDLPAGELELGIGIHGEPGRERRAMMTSGEIADFAVNAILEDMTPRNPVLVLVNGMGATPLLELFGFNAEVQRVLAERGVAVARTLVGNYVTSLDMAGASVTLCQVDEDLLRLWDAPVKTPALRWGV, encoded by the coding sequence ATGAAGATGCTGATCAATGTCCCCGAGACCGTGGTGGCGGATGCGCTGCGGGGTATGGCCGCCGCGTATCCGGATCTGACCGTCGACGTGGAGAACCGGGTGATCGTCCGCCGGGACGCGCCCGTGGCCGGGCAGGTCGCCCTTGTCTCGGGCGGCGGGTCGGGGCATGAGCCGCTGCACGGCGGGTTCGTCGGACCGGGCATGCTCTCGGCGGCCTGTCCGGGTGAGGTGTTCACCTCGCCGGTTCCGGACCAGATGGTGCGGGCCGCGGCGGCCGTCGACAGCGGGGCCGGCGTGCTGTTCGTCGTGAAGAACTACACCGGCGACGTGCTCAACTTCGACATGGCGGCCGAGCTCGCCGAGGACGAGGGCATCCAGGTCGCAAAGGTGCTGGTGAACGACGACGTCGCGGTCACCGACAGCCTTTACACGGCCGGCCGTCGCGGCACCGGCGCCACCCTGTTCGTGGAGAAGATCGCGGGTGCCGCGGCGGCCGAGGGCCGGCCGCTGGAGCAGGTGGAGGCCATCGGGCGGCGGGTGAACGAGAACTCCCGCAGCTTCGGTGTCGGACTGACCGCCGTCACCACTCCGGCCAAGGGCTCCCCGAACTTCGACCTGCCCGCCGGTGAACTGGAGTTGGGCATCGGCATCCACGGCGAGCCGGGGCGGGAGCGGCGCGCCATGATGACCTCCGGGGAGATCGCCGACTTCGCGGTGAACGCGATCCTGGAGGACATGACCCCGCGCAATCCGGTCCTGGTCCTGGTCAACGGCATGGGAGCGACCCCGCTGCTGGAACTGTTCGGGTTCAACGCCGAGGTGCAGCGAGTGCTCGCGGAGCGGGGCGTGGCCGTGGCCCGCACACTCGTCGGCAACTACGTCACCTCCCTCGACATGGCGGGCGCCTCGGTCACCCTGTGCCAGGTCGACGAGGACCTGCTGCGTCTGTGGGACGCGCCGGTGAAGACCCCCGCGCTGCGCTGGGGGGTGTGA
- a CDS encoding PTS-dependent dihydroxyacetone kinase phosphotransferase subunit DhaM: MSDEKLVGIVLVSHSADVAASVAELAKGLAGGATAVPIAAAGGTEGGGLGTSSELISAAAAAVDRGAGVAVLTDLGSAVLTVKALLAEGDELPDGTRLVDAPFVEGAVAAVVTASTGADLDAVEAAATEAYSYRKV, translated from the coding sequence ATGAGTGACGAGAAGTTGGTCGGAATCGTGCTGGTGTCACACAGCGCCGATGTCGCCGCCTCCGTCGCCGAGCTGGCGAAGGGGCTGGCGGGCGGTGCCACGGCCGTACCGATCGCGGCGGCCGGCGGCACTGAGGGCGGCGGGCTCGGCACCAGCTCCGAGCTGATCTCCGCCGCGGCGGCCGCCGTGGACCGGGGCGCCGGCGTCGCCGTACTCACCGATCTCGGCAGCGCCGTACTCACTGTGAAGGCCCTGCTCGCCGAGGGCGACGAACTCCCGGACGGCACCCGGCTGGTGGACGCGCCGTTCGTCGAGGGCGCGGTGGCGGCCGTCGTCACCGCGTCCACGGGAGCGGACCTGGACGCGGTGGAGGCGGCGGCCACGGAGGCGTACAGCTACCGGAAGGTGTGA
- a CDS encoding PadR family transcriptional regulator, whose product MSLPHAILTALLEKPSSGLELTRRFDKSIGYFWSATHQQIYRELGKLEAEGFIRALPAEQPARGQKKRYEVLPAGRAELARWTAAAQDPKPQRDVLLLRLRAAAVVGTAGLEGDLRRHLELHQRQLAEYEEIERRDFPPGRNTPQDRLRHLVLRAGIDLETFWTQWLTHALKEFTELPEAGVSDTDVSGGAPSQRLAEPTDGTPG is encoded by the coding sequence ATGTCACTCCCGCACGCCATCCTCACCGCCCTGCTGGAGAAGCCCTCGTCAGGGCTGGAGCTGACCCGCCGGTTCGACAAGTCGATCGGCTACTTCTGGTCGGCGACACACCAGCAGATCTATCGCGAGCTGGGGAAGCTGGAGGCCGAGGGGTTCATCCGCGCACTGCCGGCCGAGCAGCCGGCCCGCGGGCAGAAGAAGAGGTACGAGGTCCTGCCCGCGGGCCGCGCCGAGCTGGCCCGCTGGACCGCCGCGGCCCAGGACCCCAAGCCGCAGCGGGACGTCCTGCTGCTGCGCCTGCGCGCGGCGGCCGTGGTCGGCACGGCGGGCCTCGAAGGCGACCTGCGTCGCCATCTTGAGCTTCACCAACGGCAGTTGGCCGAGTACGAGGAGATCGAGCGGCGCGACTTCCCGCCGGGCCGGAACACTCCGCAGGACCGGCTGCGTCACCTGGTCCTGCGAGCCGGCATCGACCTGGAGACCTTCTGGACCCAGTGGCTCACCCATGCGCTGAAGGAGTTCACCGAGCTGCCTGAGGCAGGTGTGTCCGACACGGATGTGTCTGGCGGGGCGCCGTCACAGAGGTTGGCGGAGCCGACGGACGGCACACCCGGCTGA
- a CDS encoding glycoside hydrolase family 75 protein: MRVQSLTLAAAGAALLAPTTLPTAADPPRERPVAHSEGRVTAADLLARVRGCATQVSRGRYRTDNGSPATVPVCGTRGAVYWKADLDVDCDGRPTARCNRRTDPYFSAATAYQQSDGRHLVAERLPYIVVPAPSGIWDHRVQGVRGGSVAAVIYRDRVQYAVVGDTGPRDIIGEASYATAQRLGMHPDPSGGGASSGVTYIVFKNARVTPIENHRSAVTTGERLARRLVRHGG; the protein is encoded by the coding sequence GTGCGTGTTCAGTCGCTGACGCTGGCCGCGGCCGGTGCCGCCCTCCTTGCCCCGACGACGCTGCCCACCGCTGCCGACCCGCCCCGCGAACGCCCTGTGGCCCATAGCGAGGGCCGGGTGACCGCCGCCGATCTGCTGGCCCGGGTGCGCGGGTGCGCCACCCAGGTCTCCCGCGGCCGGTACCGCACCGACAACGGTTCCCCCGCCACGGTGCCCGTCTGCGGCACGCGCGGGGCGGTGTACTGGAAGGCCGACCTGGACGTCGACTGCGACGGGCGGCCCACCGCCCGCTGCAACCGCCGCACCGACCCGTACTTCTCCGCCGCCACCGCCTACCAGCAGTCCGACGGCCGCCATCTCGTCGCCGAGAGGCTGCCCTACATCGTGGTCCCGGCCCCCAGCGGCATCTGGGACCACCGGGTGCAGGGGGTCCGCGGGGGCTCGGTGGCCGCCGTGATCTACCGGGACCGGGTGCAGTACGCGGTCGTCGGCGACACCGGCCCCCGCGACATCATCGGCGAGGCCTCCTACGCCACCGCCCAGCGCCTCGGCATGCACCCCGATCCAAGCGGCGGCGGCGCGTCCTCCGGTGTCACGTACATCGTCTTCAAGAACGCGCGGGTGACGCCCATCGAGAACCACCGGTCGGCGGTGACCACGGGCGAACGGCTGGCCCGCCGACTCGTCCGGCACGGCGGCTGA